The Candidatus Bathyarchaeota archaeon genomic interval GCTGCTCTACTCCATCTTGATGGGTGCGCCGCAGGGTCCACGTCTTGGTCCCTACGTTTTGGCTATGGGGAAGCAGAATGTGGTTGCGGCGTTGGAACGGGTGCTAAGTAAAAGCGCCTAAACTTTTTCCTTTTTGAGTGGATGTGTTCTTAGCAAAACCCTTAACTCTTCTTTTTCTTTATAATGATTAAGTGCAAAGTAGGTTCATTTGGAGGAATTTATGGTTGAGTTGTCAAGACACTCTGCCAAAATAGAACCCTCAACCCATGCTCAAACCGATTTTGCCTTCGAAAATGTGGGTTCTGTTTTTTCGACATGCAAGGTGTCTTTGGATAAGGAACGGCTTCAAAGTATCCTGGAGAACATTCCTTCAGCCGTTATTCTAATTGAGAAACCAGACGCCACCGTAACCTACGCCAATAAACGCGCCATCGAATTATACGGCGTCAACCCCTGCGGGGTCAGCTTAGAGAAACATGTTTCATCGCTAAGGATTTTAACGATGGATGGCCGCGTAAGCCCCACAAAGGAACTTCACATTTATCGAGCGCTGTTCAACGGGGAAACCGTGCGGGATACTCACGTGATTATTGAACGCGCTGATGGTCAACGTTTCATTTTAAACCTCAGCGTTAAACCCCTCTATGATGAGCAGGGTGAAGTCACTGCGGCTATAGCCATATTTGATGATGTGACGGAGCGCGTTAAAACCGAGCAGGCCCTAAAAGAAAGCGAGGAACGCCTAAACATGGCGCAGAAAATCGCGCATGTCGGCAACTGGGAATACTACGTGAAGGAGGACCGCGCGGTTTGGTCTGAAGAACTTTTCTACATTTTTGGTTTAACCCCTCGACCCACCGGTTTGAGTATGGATGAATATTTGGCGTATGTTCATCCTGACGACCGAAAAGCAATGGATCAGCAAATGTTCAATGGAAACCTAATGGCGGCTGCCAGTTTTGATTACCGCATTATCCGAGACGACGGCACAGTGCGTGTACTGCATACTGAGCGGGTAGTTAGAGAAGTCGGCGCCGACAAGAGACCCCTACAGGTTGTGGGTGTAGAGCAGGACATAACGGAGCGCAAAGAAGCCGAACTAAAACTTCAAGAATACGCAAAAAACCTCGAACGCCTAGTCGATGAACGTACCAAACAGCTGCGTGATGTGGAACGTCTAGCCGCGATTGGGCAAACCGCTGGCATGATTGGGCATGACATCCGCAACCCTCTGCAGGCTATTGCGGGCGAGTTGTTTTTGATGCGGCAAGATGTCGATACATCTTCCGATAGCGAATGCAAATCAAGAATGCAAGAAAGCCTAACCTCAATACAGCAACAAATTGACTACATAAACAAGATTGTCTCTGACCTTCAAGATTATGCGCGACCGCTGCAGCCTGAACTTACCGAAGTGGATCTCTGCACAACTATCCCTCGACTGCTAAATTCCGTTTATGTCCCCAGTAACATAGATGCTGTGGCTCGATGCGACGCGCGCCTCCCGAAAATAAAGTTGGACTTAACTTTTTTGAAGCGTATTTTGGTTAATTTGGTTACTAACGCTATTCAAGCCATGCCAGACGGCGGGAAACTCACTATCAAAGCCACCCAACAAAAAGACACCGTATCAATAGCGGTGATTGACACGGGCGTGGGCATCCCCGATAGCATTAAACCTAAACTTTTCCAGCCGCTTATGACCACCAAATCAAAAGGGCAAGGTTTCGGTTTAGCGGTGGTTCGGCGGCTGGTGGAAATTATGGGCGGCACCATCACGTTTGAGAGCAAAGTCGGCAAAGGCACCCAATTCATCCTAACTTTTCCCAAACAATCAACCTAACCGTGGAGTTTGCGACCACTATTCTTAAGTTTAGGCAAAGTATTTACTTCTCTGCGCCCTAAAATTGTGGGCACACACCCGAGTGGGCTCGTCGTCTAGTACGGATTATGACACCGGCCTGCGGAGCCGGAGGTCCTGGGTTCAAATCCCAGCGGGCCCGCCAACTTTACTTTTTCAAGAGAAAAAGGCTTTGATTAATCTTTTAGGTGCGCCCGATTACCCTGCTAAGAAAAGTTTATTAGCGCTATATAGCGAAATGAAAGAGCCAAGGTATCTTTACGACAACAAACTTACTTGCAGATTTATCACCCTGTAAAACCGCAAGAATGGCGGGGCTTTTTTACCTCATTTTCATCTTAACTACTGTTTTCGCCTCGTATATTCGAGGAAATATTATTGTGACCGGAGACGCAGCAGTCACAGCTAACAATATTGTGGCTTCTCAAGGGCTATTCCGGGTCGGTTTTGTAACCGAGCTAGTATCTGCAGTGTTTTTCGTTTTAGCGGCATGGGCGTTATACGTGTTGTTAAAACCGGTTAACAAAAACCTGGCTTTGCTGTTCTTGTTATTAAACTTGGGCGGTGTCGCTGTAGAGTGCCTTAATGCGCTAAATCTGTTTGCTGCCCTTCAAGTTTTGAGCGGCGCTAATTACTTAACCGCGTTTCAAACAGGTCAACTGCAAGCCATGGCAATGTCATTTCTCGATTTATACACAAGTGGGTTTGCAATCGCCCAGATATTTTTTAGCGCTTGGTTACTTCCCCTTGGATACTTAGTTTATAAATCTGGCTTCCTTCCTAAATGGTTAGGCTTACTGTTAATCCTTGATTTCTTCGGTAACATGAGTTGGTTTTTGCAGGTTTTCCTTCTCCCCGACTACAGAATATTATCTTATCCAGGAAATGCGATCAGCTTCATTGCGGAAATTGCTCTAACTGTGTGGCTTTTGATTATGGCTGTGAAGGAACAGAAATTAAATGACAACCCCCACTGAAGGTAAGCGCCAAATGTCATCTGGGATTTACAAGAAGACGTTAACATTAGCTCTCGCGGGCGGCTTGGCCTTCTGGGTAGCTACCCTCGCAATTTCTTTAACTCCCACCGCTGCAGATTACAGAGTTGCAGAGTCAATTGCCAGCATCCAATTAGTCTGGGTTGGTGGCCTTATTATTGGCTTGATTATGGCGGGCATCATCAGCTATATCTTGGTCCGATTTCACGGCAAGATTCCAATAAAGAATCCGATCTTGAAATCGTTGATCCTTAGCTTCATTGCACTACTGATTCTGCTGCTCGTAATCGAGGTTCCCTCAGCATTAA includes:
- a CDS encoding ATP-binding protein, with translation MVELSRHSAKIEPSTHAQTDFAFENVGSVFSTCKVSLDKERLQSILENIPSAVILIEKPDATVTYANKRAIELYGVNPCGVSLEKHVSSLRILTMDGRVSPTKELHIYRALFNGETVRDTHVIIERADGQRFILNLSVKPLYDEQGEVTAAIAIFDDVTERVKTEQALKESEERLNMAQKIAHVGNWEYYVKEDRAVWSEELFYIFGLTPRPTGLSMDEYLAYVHPDDRKAMDQQMFNGNLMAAASFDYRIIRDDGTVRVLHTERVVREVGADKRPLQVVGVEQDITERKEAELKLQEYAKNLERLVDERTKQLRDVERLAAIGQTAGMIGHDIRNPLQAIAGELFLMRQDVDTSSDSECKSRMQESLTSIQQQIDYINKIVSDLQDYARPLQPELTEVDLCTTIPRLLNSVYVPSNIDAVARCDARLPKIKLDLTFLKRILVNLVTNAIQAMPDGGKLTIKATQQKDTVSIAVIDTGVGIPDSIKPKLFQPLMTTKSKGQGFGLAVVRRLVEIMGGTITFESKVGKGTQFILTFPKQST
- a CDS encoding DUF4386 domain-containing protein, encoding MAGLFYLIFILTTVFASYIRGNIIVTGDAAVTANNIVASQGLFRVGFVTELVSAVFFVLAAWALYVLLKPVNKNLALLFLLLNLGGVAVECLNALNLFAALQVLSGANYLTAFQTGQLQAMAMSFLDLYTSGFAIAQIFFSAWLLPLGYLVYKSGFLPKWLGLLLILDFFGNMSWFLQVFLLPDYRILSYPGNAISFIAEIALTVWLLIMAVKEQKLNDNPH